One Eriocheir sinensis breed Jianghai 21 unplaced genomic scaffold, ASM2467909v1 Scaffold70, whole genome shotgun sequence DNA window includes the following coding sequences:
- the LOC126993977 gene encoding protein RRP5 homolog, producing the protein MTQLKQKGDLFSVKVKKEKKGSKGKKKKKQQEGDREVHVKKTPKADHLSALDVQPLTYKSLTVGQVLLGCVLEERDYELVVSLPHKLVGSISLAHISRPYTAPLSKLKDDEEGEEEIQALQELYQPGQHVVSIEKVNNMTWVSLTLMPNEANFGISASCLEKGLVLPCAVASLEDKGYVMDTGIPKIKAAFLKREDTDKAHTWVCSVLRCVLTNIFGRDTKDNLRLTLSANPKAQQPWT; encoded by the exons ATGACGCAGTTGAAGCAGAAAGGCGACTTGTTTTCG GTCAAggtcaagaaggaaaagaaaggcagtaaaggcaagaagaagaagaagcagcaggagggagacagagaggtcCACGTGAAGAAAACACCCAAGGCTGACCACTTGTCTGCCCTTGATGTCCAGCCGTTAACTTACAAG AGCCTGACGGTTGGCCAGGTGCTGCTGGGCTGTGTGTTGGAGGAGAGGGACTATGAGCTGGTGGTGAGTCTGCCCCATAAGCTGGTGGGCAGCATCAGCCTGGCACACATCTCTCGGCCCTACACGGCTCCTCTGTCCAAG ctgaaggatgatgaggagggggaggaggaaatccAGGCCCTGCAGGAGCTGTATCAGCCAGGCCAGCATGTGGTGTCCATCGAGAAGGTCAACAACATGACCTGGG TGAGTCTCACACTAATGCCCAATGAGGCGAACTTTGGCATCTCAGCATCGTGCCTGGAGAAGGGTCTGGTGCTGCCCTGTGCTGTGGCCAGCCTGGAGGACAAGGGCTATGTCATGGACACAGGCATTCCCAAGATCAAGGCAGCGTTCCTCAAGAGGGAGGACACGGATAAGGCTC ACACTTGGGTGTGCAGTGTGTTACGCTGCGTCCTAACAAACATCTTTGGGAGGGACACCAAAGACAACCTGCGCCTGACCCTCAGTGCCAACCCCAAGGCTCAGCAACCCTGGACCTAA